A genome region from Nocardia sp. NBC_00565 includes the following:
- a CDS encoding FAD-binding protein, with amino-acid sequence MTDWDYTTDFLVVGSGAGVVGALRARALGREVLVVEKTDQVGGSTCMSGGVMWLPDNPLMRRAGISDSIDAALRYFDTVVGDAGPASSDARRLAYIEAGSEMVEFLESEGLQFQRCDGYSDYYSGVRGCEGGSARGRSIEPKVFDKRKLGTWRDKIRPGFAVDMVVYTAEAAPMSLMRTRIGLAVLTRVGWRTVLGRIRRQQLVANGAALIARLLDALLRRQVPVWRESALADLVVEGDRVVGAVIHRDGVAVRVRARAGILLAAGGFARNETMRKEYSGGRPTGTEWTSANPGDTGDAIQIAMALGAATDMLDEAWWMPSWIMPDGTPGMCLSERCKPGSLIVDAQGRRYFNEACSYQEAGQQIYARHQECGGAIPSWLIIDARHRGHYPFGMAPAGWTPKQMITSGVLKRSDTLEDLARQCGIDADGLLETVGRFNRFAETGVDEDFHRGEGDHERFYGDRTHQPNACLGPISKAPFYAIALYPGDIGTSGGLLCDEFARVLNAEGQPIDGLYATGNCTASVMGRKYLGAGASIAASAVFGFVAANHASLGPGAP; translated from the coding sequence ATGACCGATTGGGACTACACGACTGATTTCTTGGTCGTCGGGAGTGGCGCCGGTGTGGTCGGGGCGTTACGTGCGCGCGCATTGGGCCGAGAGGTTCTCGTCGTCGAGAAGACCGACCAAGTCGGCGGGTCGACCTGCATGTCGGGTGGCGTGATGTGGCTCCCCGACAACCCACTCATGCGGCGTGCCGGAATCTCCGACTCGATCGACGCCGCACTCAGGTATTTCGACACCGTCGTCGGTGACGCGGGGCCGGCATCGTCGGATGCCCGCAGGCTGGCCTATATCGAAGCCGGTTCCGAGATGGTCGAATTCCTCGAATCCGAAGGTCTGCAATTCCAGCGTTGCGATGGCTACAGCGACTACTACTCCGGCGTGCGAGGCTGCGAAGGCGGATCGGCCCGGGGCAGATCGATCGAGCCGAAGGTTTTCGACAAGAGGAAACTCGGCACCTGGCGGGACAAGATCCGCCCCGGTTTCGCGGTCGACATGGTTGTCTACACCGCCGAGGCGGCACCGATGTCGCTCATGCGGACGCGAATCGGACTGGCCGTGCTCACCAGGGTCGGGTGGCGCACGGTGCTCGGGCGCATCCGACGGCAACAGTTGGTGGCCAATGGTGCGGCACTGATCGCTCGGCTGCTCGACGCGCTGCTGCGGCGACAGGTCCCGGTCTGGCGTGAGTCCGCGCTCGCGGATCTGGTCGTCGAGGGCGACCGGGTCGTCGGTGCCGTCATCCACCGGGATGGTGTGGCTGTGCGCGTGCGTGCGCGTGCGGGCATCCTGCTCGCCGCGGGTGGCTTCGCCCGCAACGAGACGATGCGCAAGGAGTATTCGGGCGGGCGGCCCACCGGCACCGAATGGACCTCGGCCAACCCGGGGGACACTGGGGATGCCATACAGATCGCGATGGCGCTCGGCGCCGCGACCGACATGCTGGACGAAGCCTGGTGGATGCCCTCGTGGATCATGCCCGACGGAACCCCAGGAATGTGTCTTTCCGAGCGCTGCAAGCCGGGATCGCTCATCGTCGACGCACAGGGCCGACGGTATTTCAACGAGGCGTGTTCCTATCAGGAGGCCGGTCAGCAGATCTACGCCCGCCACCAGGAGTGCGGCGGTGCGATCCCCTCATGGCTCATCATCGACGCCCGCCACCGCGGGCACTACCCGTTCGGGATGGCCCCCGCGGGCTGGACACCGAAGCAGATGATCACCAGCGGCGTACTGAAGCGCAGTGACACCCTGGAGGATCTCGCGCGTCAGTGCGGTATCGACGCGGACGGACTACTCGAGACGGTCGGTCGCTTCAACCGGTTCGCCGAGACGGGTGTCGATGAGGATTTCCATCGAGGCGAGGGGGACCACGAGAGGTTCTACGGCGACCGCACCCACCAACCGAACGCCTGCCTGGGGCCGATCTCGAAGGCGCCGTTCTACGCGATCGCCCTGTACCCCGGAGACATCGGTACGAGCGGAGGACTGCTCTGTGACGAGTTCGCACGGGTGCTGAACGCCGAAGGGCAGCCGATCGACGGCCTCTACGCCACCGGCAACTGCACCGCGTCGGTGATGGGCCGCAAGTACCTTGGTGCGGGCGCAAGTATCGCCGCCTCGGCCGTGTTCGGATTTGTGGCGGCGAATCACGCATCCCTGGGGCCCGGAGCACCCTAG
- a CDS encoding terpene synthase family protein: MVGEYTSVVEAKLATMRAEYEALVRDGRGWSLRALFSTDDCDIVDFCTGFAPNRFGAQACAEVEQFCRGYGIWLETGGAHYNSMTPYLHPHAATAERMTIIGIYNAILFWLNDTVGREKFAHLTDAERRQAGVTVESLATLLETRSAVTDPTPVEAATADFLELVGRHGDPEWLALFLHSTIAHLIPAIRDQNARARGELLTVAEYIDLRSHVSGMYPAIALCEFGRDVYLPWERIRAAGLDVDLLGLRRLTVEIGALMNDVFSFEKEWVHDRADFNLIPVCLLNTPGATLSDAVRDAARIVRDRLTEFRRVRARIGGICGEITDRSVAEAVSDHVEDLLACVQATWVWQNTTLRYKGTSIFDENRLA, encoded by the coding sequence GTGGTTGGCGAGTACACGTCGGTGGTCGAGGCGAAGCTCGCCACGATGCGGGCGGAATATGAAGCGTTGGTCCGGGACGGGCGGGGGTGGTCGTTGCGGGCGCTGTTCAGTACCGACGACTGCGACATCGTCGATTTCTGTACGGGTTTCGCGCCGAACAGGTTCGGGGCGCAGGCGTGTGCGGAGGTGGAGCAGTTCTGTCGCGGGTACGGGATCTGGCTGGAGACCGGCGGCGCGCACTACAACAGCATGACTCCGTATCTGCATCCACACGCCGCCACCGCCGAGCGGATGACGATTATCGGGATCTACAACGCAATCCTGTTCTGGCTCAACGATACTGTCGGTCGGGAGAAGTTCGCCCACTTGACCGATGCCGAACGGCGACAGGCCGGCGTGACGGTCGAAAGTCTCGCCACATTGCTCGAAACGCGGAGTGCCGTAACGGATCCGACCCCGGTCGAGGCCGCTACCGCCGATTTTCTGGAGCTCGTGGGTAGGCACGGGGACCCGGAATGGCTGGCTCTGTTCCTGCATTCGACCATCGCGCATCTGATCCCGGCGATCCGGGATCAGAACGCACGGGCTCGCGGTGAACTGTTGACCGTCGCGGAGTACATAGACCTGCGGTCGCACGTTTCGGGGATGTACCCCGCGATCGCGTTGTGCGAGTTCGGCCGCGACGTGTACCTACCGTGGGAGCGGATTCGTGCCGCCGGACTCGATGTCGATCTGCTGGGTTTGCGGCGGTTGACGGTGGAAATCGGGGCGCTGATGAACGATGTGTTCTCCTTCGAGAAGGAATGGGTCCACGACCGTGCCGATTTCAACTTGATCCCGGTCTGCTTGCTGAACACCCCTGGTGCCACCCTGTCCGACGCGGTGCGCGACGCCGCGCGGATCGTCCGCGACCGGCTGACCGAATTCCGCCGGGTCCGAGCCAGGATCGGCGGGATCTGCGGCGAGATCACCGATAGGTCTGTCGCTGAAGCGGTTTCGGACCATGTCGAGGATCTGCTCGCTTGCGTGCAAGCCACCTGGGTATGGCAGAACACGACCCTCAGATATAAAGGGACGTCGATCTTCGACGAAAACCGTCTCGCGTGA
- a CDS encoding diguanylate cyclase domain-containing protein, with protein MDDTQYAALARTWWHTLAATGHMSLPDELGHQQLAGLIADLASALEADPFDVTVGGRVGAVLAVHLADPLVPVVSAQVLYGLVGDNSRPDAGQRLTGLLTALGQGHQEELDRSRYAPYRPGELRTEQSERDARFRVLFDSTNVAIAIGDTDGILLEANRGLADMIGVPVEALRGISVYDFAHPDDREDIRALLYDKLVPAGEGTVTLDRRLVRADGSVGWMSFAISFVKGIDGQPDYLLAIGGDMTEQHRLQQELRRQARHDPLTGLPNRRYLLERIEELIATADVGDRAGLCFADVDHFKHINDRFGHGTGDKVLCAIATRLQDKLQEHNCLISRLGGDEFVVLIPPPATAEQITQIADQLLSVFPEPINIGGHQLQVAVSIGAVVTPVAGANAEALLDAADASLYYAKTNGKGHWVLHTLQALT; from the coding sequence GTGGACGACACCCAGTATGCGGCACTGGCTCGAACTTGGTGGCACACGCTTGCCGCCACCGGCCACATGTCCCTACCCGATGAGCTAGGACATCAACAGTTGGCCGGTCTGATCGCTGATCTCGCATCAGCCCTCGAGGCCGATCCCTTCGATGTCACCGTGGGAGGACGGGTCGGTGCGGTGCTGGCTGTGCACCTGGCCGATCCGCTGGTGCCGGTGGTATCGGCGCAGGTGTTGTACGGGTTGGTCGGTGACAATAGTCGACCAGACGCCGGACAGCGGCTCACCGGCCTGCTGACCGCCCTCGGACAAGGCCACCAGGAAGAGTTGGACCGGTCCCGCTATGCGCCGTACCGTCCAGGGGAGTTGCGAACCGAGCAGAGCGAACGGGATGCCAGGTTTCGGGTTCTGTTCGACAGTACGAACGTCGCGATCGCCATCGGCGACACCGACGGCATCTTACTGGAAGCGAATCGGGGTCTGGCCGACATGATCGGCGTGCCTGTCGAGGCATTGCGTGGGATATCGGTCTACGACTTCGCCCATCCCGACGATCGAGAAGATATTCGAGCCCTGCTCTACGACAAACTGGTTCCGGCCGGGGAAGGAACGGTCACGCTCGATCGTCGACTGGTGCGTGCCGACGGCAGCGTGGGGTGGATGTCGTTCGCTATCTCTTTTGTCAAAGGAATCGACGGACAACCGGATTACCTACTCGCCATCGGTGGCGATATGACCGAGCAACACCGGCTCCAGCAGGAACTTCGCCGCCAGGCCCGACACGATCCCCTCACCGGTCTCCCGAACCGGCGTTACCTGCTCGAGCGGATCGAAGAACTCATCGCGACCGCCGACGTAGGTGACCGAGCCGGATTGTGCTTCGCCGATGTCGACCACTTCAAACACATCAACGACCGCTTCGGTCACGGCACGGGTGACAAGGTCCTCTGCGCGATAGCGACCCGCCTGCAGGACAAACTGCAGGAGCACAACTGCCTCATCTCCCGACTAGGTGGCGATGAGTTCGTCGTCCTGATCCCGCCACCGGCGACCGCTGAGCAGATAACACAGATCGCCGACCAACTACTATCGGTGTTTCCCGAACCGATCAACATCGGCGGCCATCAGTTGCAAGTAGCGGTCAGCATCGGGGCGGTGGTCACACCGGTCGCCGGTGCCAATGCCGAAGCCCTCCTCGATGCCGCCGACGCCAGCCTGTACTACGCCAAAACCAACGGGAAAGGTCACTGGGTCCTGCACACCCTCCAGGCATTGACCTGA
- a CDS encoding DUF302 domain-containing protein, giving the protein MNLALSTTLHTSFDEAVELTRKALSEQGFGILTEIDMQSTLRAKLGVDMEDYLILGACNPALAHRAVDVHRQIGLLLPCNVIVRRDTAAEDAIMVEAMNPELMVQVTGEQALEPIAAEATVRLHAALESLRNL; this is encoded by the coding sequence ATGAACCTTGCCCTATCCACGACACTCCACACGAGCTTCGACGAGGCCGTCGAGCTGACCCGAAAGGCCCTGTCCGAACAGGGATTCGGCATACTCACCGAAATCGACATGCAATCGACGCTGCGGGCGAAACTCGGCGTGGACATGGAGGACTACTTAATTCTGGGCGCCTGCAATCCGGCACTGGCCCACCGTGCCGTCGATGTGCACCGCCAGATCGGACTGTTGTTGCCCTGCAACGTGATCGTCCGCCGCGATACCGCGGCCGAGGACGCCATCATGGTCGAAGCCATGAACCCGGAACTGATGGTCCAGGTCACCGGCGAGCAGGCACTCGAACCCATTGCCGCGGAGGCCACCGTCAGGTTGCACGCGGCCCTGGAATCGCTGCGAAACCTCTGA
- a CDS encoding metal-sensitive transcriptional regulator produces the protein MVGNEETITQVLNRLRRAHGQLAGVISMIEQGRDCKDVVTQLAAVSRALDRAGFKIVATGLRECLTGDTADGSEPMTEAELEKLFLALA, from the coding sequence GTGGTCGGTAACGAGGAGACTATTACCCAGGTGCTCAACCGGCTGCGCCGCGCGCACGGCCAACTTGCCGGGGTGATCTCCATGATCGAGCAGGGGCGCGATTGCAAAGATGTCGTCACCCAGCTCGCGGCCGTGTCCCGCGCACTGGATCGGGCCGGATTCAAGATCGTGGCCACCGGACTGCGCGAATGCCTCACCGGCGATACCGCCGACGGATCCGAGCCCATGACCGAAGCCGAACTCGAGAAACTCTTCCTCGCCCTCGCCTGA
- a CDS encoding GntR family transcriptional regulator — MSENQELERGTQGKAVAVEQLRRAVRQGDVAPGQRLVESELVEQFGVTRGSVRAAIDELVAEGLIERIHNRGARVRMVSRQQAIEILECRKALEGLIAAKAAERVQPADIVRLRGYADQLTAAVRDGEPLKYSSLNHELHAALADIAGQLTAADLIGKLNAQIVRHQFQLSLRAGRPQVSLGEHLAVAEAVIAGDPVEAERAMRAHLDSVIAALSESD, encoded by the coding sequence GTGTCGGAGAATCAGGAGCTCGAACGCGGAACGCAGGGTAAAGCCGTTGCGGTGGAACAACTTCGCCGGGCGGTTCGGCAGGGTGATGTGGCGCCGGGGCAGCGGCTGGTCGAGTCGGAACTGGTCGAGCAGTTCGGGGTGACGCGCGGGAGCGTGCGGGCCGCGATCGATGAACTGGTCGCCGAGGGGCTGATCGAGCGGATCCACAATCGGGGCGCCCGGGTGCGGATGGTCTCGCGGCAGCAGGCGATCGAGATCCTGGAATGCCGCAAGGCGCTCGAGGGGCTGATCGCGGCCAAGGCGGCCGAGCGCGTGCAGCCGGCCGATATCGTGCGGCTGCGCGGCTATGCCGACCAGCTCACGGCGGCCGTACGGGACGGTGAGCCGTTGAAGTACTCGAGCCTGAACCATGAGCTGCACGCGGCACTCGCCGATATCGCCGGACAGCTGACCGCGGCGGATCTGATCGGCAAGCTCAACGCCCAGATCGTGCGGCATCAGTTCCAGCTGTCGTTGCGGGCGGGCCGTCCGCAGGTCTCCCTCGGCGAACATCTCGCGGTGGCGGAGGCGGTGATCGCGGGTGATCCGGTCGAGGCCGAACGGGCCATGCGCGCGCACCTCGACAGTGTGATCGCTGCGCTGAGCGAATCCGACTGA